The Shewanella sp. KX20019 genome window below encodes:
- the flgF gene encoding flagellar basal-body rod protein FlgF — MDKLLYVAMSGAKQNMNALAISANNLANASTDGFKSDLAQARSMQAFGDGLPTRVFAMTENPSANFENGPIKTTGRDLDIAVKGDGWIAVQAEDGGEAYTRSGSLSFDTTGVLRNDRGTAVMGDNGPIVLPLPIEKIEISQDGIISVRPSGATAEVIEEVGRIKLVNPGNENLMRGQDGLFRQMSGEVAAADPSVGLLSGAVEGSNVNAVHEMVSMIDIQRQFEMQVKMMKTAEEIDKASASLMRIS; from the coding sequence GTGGACAAGTTACTCTATGTCGCCATGAGCGGCGCGAAACAGAATATGAATGCGTTGGCGATTAGCGCAAACAATTTGGCAAATGCCAGTACCGATGGTTTTAAATCAGATCTCGCTCAGGCGCGTTCGATGCAAGCCTTTGGTGATGGCTTGCCAACGCGTGTGTTCGCCATGACTGAAAACCCGTCTGCTAACTTTGAAAATGGCCCAATAAAGACCACAGGTCGAGACCTAGATATTGCTGTAAAAGGCGATGGCTGGATTGCCGTTCAAGCCGAAGATGGCGGCGAAGCTTATACTCGCTCAGGTAGCTTAAGTTTCGATACCACTGGCGTATTACGCAATGATAGAGGCACGGCGGTGATGGGTGACAACGGCCCCATCGTGTTGCCACTGCCTATCGAAAAAATTGAAATATCTCAAGATGGCATCATCTCCGTCCGTCCGTCGGGTGCCACTGCTGAGGTTATTGAAGAGGTGGGCCGCATTAAGCTGGTCAACCCTGGTAATGAAAATTTAATGCGTGGCCAAGATGGTTTATTCCGTCAAATGTCAGGTGAAGTCGCCGCTGCAGATCCTAGCGTCGGCCTACTTAGCGGTGCTGTTGAAGGCAGTAACGTTAACGCAGTACATGAAATGGTATCGATGATTGACATACAACGTCAGTTTGAGATGCAGGTCAAAATGATGAAAACAGCTGAAGAAATTGATAAAGCTTCCGCTTCATTAATGCGCATAAGCTAG
- a CDS encoding cytochrome c peroxidase, giving the protein MRIIFSCLVVIVLSGCADADGGDDNLGGTPSQPYTDFFSPLPEAVPYPASNPFSEDKQELGMLLFFDPILSGEEDVACATCHHPDFGWADGRSFSVGVGGTGLGPNRDDNGIGNLTLINTPTIMNVGFTGLGVDDKTVPSNFISGAYFWDLRADTLEEQALGPIGNPVEMRGNLAEHTQLDDDQYLAMIIERLKHSSYKAYFDEAFGTVDPVTQLAVESVSAENLAAVLATFQRRVITTNSRFDKFLMGDETALTSREITGLNKFINGGCARCHGGMMLSDNLLHEGDQIVPDLPSVRTPSLRNIEKTAPYMQDGSMTTLRDSVAIYEQREDLQVDLGEDDIGDIEAFLRSLTTEEFYQEVPGGLPTGNQVGGNI; this is encoded by the coding sequence ATGAGAATCATATTTTCCTGTTTAGTCGTAATAGTCTTATCTGGCTGTGCAGATGCCGATGGTGGTGATGATAATTTGGGAGGTACACCAAGCCAACCCTATACCGATTTTTTCAGCCCTTTACCAGAAGCAGTGCCTTATCCTGCCAGTAACCCATTTTCAGAAGATAAACAGGAGCTTGGCATGCTTTTGTTCTTTGACCCCATTTTATCCGGCGAAGAAGATGTTGCTTGTGCTACCTGTCATCATCCAGATTTTGGTTGGGCGGATGGACGGAGTTTTTCCGTAGGCGTAGGCGGTACTGGTTTAGGGCCGAATAGAGATGACAACGGGATTGGAAACTTAACTCTCATTAACACGCCGACGATTATGAATGTCGGGTTTACGGGGTTGGGTGTCGATGACAAAACTGTCCCTTCTAATTTTATATCTGGAGCCTATTTTTGGGATTTAAGAGCGGATACGCTGGAGGAGCAGGCTCTAGGACCAATAGGTAACCCTGTAGAAATGCGGGGGAATTTAGCCGAACATACGCAACTGGATGATGATCAATATCTGGCGATGATAATAGAAAGATTGAAACATTCGTCCTACAAAGCTTATTTTGATGAGGCATTTGGCACAGTTGATCCCGTGACACAGCTTGCCGTTGAATCTGTGAGCGCAGAGAATCTTGCTGCAGTGTTAGCCACATTTCAACGTCGAGTCATAACGACTAATTCGCGGTTTGATAAGTTCCTTATGGGAGATGAAACAGCGTTAACCTCGCGTGAGATCACCGGTCTCAATAAGTTTATAAATGGGGGCTGCGCGCGTTGCCATGGTGGCATGATGCTATCTGATAACCTATTGCATGAAGGCGATCAAATTGTTCCAGATCTGCCGTCGGTAAGAACGCCGTCATTGAGGAATATCGAAAAAACAGCACCGTACATGCAAGATGGCTCGATGACCACCCTACGAGATTCTGTCGCGATTTATGAGCAGCGTGAAGATCTTCAAGTTGATCTAGGAGAGGACGATATTGGTGATATTGAAGCCTTTTTACGTAGCTTAACCACTGAAGAGTTTTATCAAGAGGTGCCAGGGGGACTGCCTACTGGGAATCAAGTCGGCGGTAATATCTAA
- a CDS encoding flagella synthesis protein FlgN — protein sequence MTNLSHLLSSQHTVLTELKAVISQEKQALQSQDADTLLSLASTKATLLDSLKHNDEMIATQPDKSILETDATLSQQVSEAKSLLAECQQLNAENESLIELSLASLNRFSQALQVSRNSASLTYDGKGRTSSISSLGNNLRA from the coding sequence ATGACAAATTTATCTCATCTATTGAGCTCACAGCATACCGTGTTGACTGAGCTTAAAGCCGTTATTAGCCAAGAAAAACAGGCGCTACAGTCGCAAGATGCAGACACATTGCTGTCACTTGCCAGTACTAAAGCGACGTTACTAGATAGCTTAAAACATAACGATGAGATGATAGCCACACAGCCTGATAAAAGTATATTAGAGACCGATGCCACATTATCTCAGCAAGTTAGCGAAGCAAAATCTTTGCTCGCAGAGTGCCAACAGCTCAATGCTGAGAACGAGTCTTTAATAGAATTGAGCTTAGCCAGCTTGAATCGCTTCTCTCAAGCACTACAGGTCAGTCGTAATTCCGCCAGCCTCACCTATGATGGTAAAGGCCGTACCTCTAGCATCTCAAGCTTAGGGAATAATTTAAGAGCTTAA
- a CDS encoding flagellar assembly protein FlgT encodes MKLASRSIITVILACSFIITAPVQAKWIQASGQAKIVNNNLAKAREDAIEQAVSYATLKTGARFSSEQTVSNGQLVNDSFTLTRNAQGQAVEMVSELIENDYITVNIRIDIIEPFEQACPANNLKASILVPQALIKDRAQLRYGNLGMFEQNLSEQLAQVIETNSSSSFTHLHANERLDVDQALVDIRGYRLPSWLGEITDSQYILLPEIIDISPEPSTRTFGLWENDPMRVFQFRLSLFHAISGEKVWSKQYAQSAEWEFSLQQTVNSNSDQFWRSEYGDMISTVLLVASRDIDEALNCRPLLGQVVARQADRIILNLGRRNGIRVGDTLQLVLQQNMPDRLDNMRAVAGKSKATITIDQVTEESATAVLKGVSASLNIQINDLAIKL; translated from the coding sequence ATGAAACTGGCTTCACGTAGCATTATCACAGTCATTCTGGCTTGCTCTTTTATAATTACAGCGCCAGTACAAGCAAAGTGGATCCAAGCGAGCGGGCAAGCCAAGATTGTAAACAACAACTTAGCTAAAGCGCGCGAAGATGCTATAGAGCAAGCAGTAAGTTACGCGACCTTAAAAACCGGCGCTCGTTTTTCAAGTGAACAAACCGTCAGTAATGGCCAACTGGTTAATGACAGCTTTACCTTGACCCGCAATGCACAAGGTCAAGCAGTTGAGATGGTTAGTGAACTTATCGAAAATGACTACATCACCGTTAATATTCGTATCGACATCATTGAGCCATTTGAGCAAGCTTGCCCTGCCAATAATTTAAAAGCCTCTATTTTAGTGCCACAAGCCTTAATAAAAGACAGAGCGCAATTACGCTACGGCAATCTAGGCATGTTCGAGCAGAATCTGTCAGAGCAACTCGCCCAAGTCATTGAAACAAACTCAAGCAGCAGCTTTACCCATTTGCACGCTAATGAGCGCTTAGATGTAGATCAGGCGTTAGTTGATATTCGCGGTTATAGACTACCCAGCTGGTTAGGTGAAATCACCGACAGCCAGTACATACTATTGCCAGAGATCATCGATATATCACCCGAGCCATCGACCCGCACTTTTGGCCTGTGGGAAAATGACCCCATGCGTGTATTTCAATTTAGGTTATCGCTGTTTCATGCTATTAGCGGCGAGAAGGTATGGAGCAAGCAATACGCGCAATCTGCCGAATGGGAATTCTCACTGCAGCAAACGGTAAACTCCAATAGTGACCAATTCTGGCGTTCGGAATATGGCGACATGATCAGCACTGTCTTGCTCGTAGCCAGCCGAGATATTGACGAAGCGCTAAACTGCCGCCCGCTTTTAGGCCAGGTTGTTGCTAGGCAGGCTGATAGAATCATACTCAACCTAGGTCGACGTAACGGTATTCGTGTCGGCGATACGCTGCAATTGGTTCTGCAGCAGAATATGCCAGACAGGCTTGATAACATGCGCGCCGTTGCCGGCAAGAGCAAAGCTACCATCACTATCGACCAAGTGACTGAAGAAAGTGCCACAGCAGTACTAAAAGGCGTCAGTGCTTCACTGAACATTCAGATAAATGATCTAGCAATAAAACTCTAA
- the flgM gene encoding flagellar biosynthesis anti-sigma factor FlgM, protein MAMDIKQVNSAATTRINSGNTGKGAATQSAPAAPVQTAGAQKADSVSITPQAQQLQNVQTKMADMPDIDQKKVDEIKAAIAEGRYKIDPEKLATNIANFENELSD, encoded by the coding sequence ATGGCTATGGATATTAAACAAGTAAATAGCGCTGCTACTACGCGCATAAACAGTGGTAACACAGGTAAAGGTGCCGCAACGCAAAGCGCTCCGGCAGCTCCAGTGCAAACAGCGGGTGCACAAAAAGCCGACTCAGTGTCGATTACGCCGCAGGCTCAACAGCTGCAAAACGTGCAAACTAAGATGGCCGACATGCCAGATATTGACCAAAAGAAAGTTGATGAGATTAAAGCAGCGATTGCTGAAGGTCGTTACAAAATCGATCCAGAAAAGCTTGCAACTAATATCGCAAACTTCGAGAATGAACTTAGCGATTAA
- the flgA gene encoding flagellar basal body P-ring formation chaperone FlgA — MKINFGLLFTVLCFPVTASANANQVASVPSLSTISRLAIAAVEEKIEAPEKAKINITPQSLDTRVSLPNCFLPIKAEIASDRAIRRNNTVKISCDSPDLSYPWQIFLSVRVDILYPVVVAKATLGPGDLISRSDVAIDYVEQTTLRGQQFDQLSEVVGARLKRRVAPQQPIFNNHLCIVCKGDTVSIFAKSENFEIKTVGEALHDGNLGDKIRIKNSHSHKTLNAKVTAVGQVEVRM, encoded by the coding sequence ATGAAAATAAATTTTGGGCTACTTTTTACCGTACTTTGTTTCCCCGTTACCGCTAGCGCCAATGCGAATCAAGTTGCGAGTGTTCCCTCTTTATCGACCATTTCTCGGTTAGCTATAGCGGCAGTTGAAGAAAAAATAGAAGCTCCTGAAAAAGCAAAGATTAATATCACTCCCCAAAGCTTAGATACTCGTGTCAGCTTACCTAATTGCTTTCTTCCGATAAAAGCAGAGATAGCCAGCGATCGTGCAATAAGGCGTAACAATACAGTAAAAATAAGCTGTGACAGCCCAGACTTAAGCTATCCATGGCAGATATTTTTATCAGTGAGAGTCGACATTCTTTACCCTGTGGTGGTAGCTAAAGCAACATTAGGCCCAGGAGATCTGATCTCACGTAGCGATGTTGCCATTGACTATGTGGAGCAAACCACGCTCAGAGGTCAACAATTTGACCAACTAAGCGAAGTGGTCGGCGCCCGTCTTAAACGTCGAGTCGCACCTCAGCAACCTATTTTTAATAATCATCTGTGTATTGTTTGTAAGGGAGACACAGTGTCGATATTTGCCAAGTCTGAAAACTTCGAGATAAAAACCGTTGGAGAAGCCCTACACGATGGTAATTTAGGCGATAAGATACGGATTAAGAACAGTCATTCACACAAAACCTTAAACGCAAAAGTCACCGCAGTTGGCCAAGTTGAAGTAAGAATGTAA
- the flgD gene encoding flagellar hook assembly protein FlgD — protein sequence MSLINPLNNTQSTTAQPQQASTVTPQASSQTTTQSSASTEQTTTTGNPFLDSLRLPVEDSIPEANSQDLSQEDFFSLLSQQLSMQDPFKPVDNDQMIQQMASFSTVDGISKLNEEIVNLNALTTSSQALQASGLVGQKVLIPSDTGYISAEEPNIKGIVSTPETIKDLTVRVEDETGQLVSTFQVDGSAGGNVDITWDGMGKNGEPVAEGSYTLKVTGKVDGKSEELPVSTYAHVTSVSLGTAATGAILNLRGVGGIKISDVLAVSES from the coding sequence TTGAGCCTAATTAACCCGCTCAATAACACGCAATCGACAACAGCCCAGCCACAGCAGGCTAGCACTGTTACGCCGCAAGCTTCGTCGCAAACGACAACACAAAGTAGTGCGTCGACAGAGCAGACGACTACAACGGGGAATCCATTTTTAGACAGTTTGCGCTTGCCGGTAGAGGATTCAATACCTGAAGCGAATAGTCAGGATCTATCTCAAGAAGATTTCTTCTCGTTATTGAGTCAACAGTTATCGATGCAAGACCCGTTTAAACCAGTCGACAATGATCAAATGATCCAGCAGATGGCCTCGTTTTCTACCGTTGATGGTATTAGCAAGCTTAACGAAGAGATTGTTAACCTCAACGCGCTAACGACATCAAGCCAAGCACTGCAGGCATCTGGACTCGTTGGGCAGAAAGTACTTATTCCATCCGATACCGGTTATATCTCAGCTGAAGAGCCGAACATAAAAGGCATCGTCAGTACGCCTGAAACGATTAAAGATTTAACCGTGAGAGTGGAAGATGAAACCGGCCAGTTGGTATCGACTTTTCAAGTGGATGGCAGTGCAGGTGGAAATGTTGATATCACGTGGGACGGCATGGGTAAAAATGGCGAGCCCGTCGCTGAAGGGAGTTACACCCTTAAAGTGACCGGTAAAGTCGATGGTAAGAGTGAAGAGTTACCCGTTTCAACTTATGCTCACGTGACAAGTGTGTCGTTAGGCACAGCAGCTACTGGCGCAATTTTGAACTTGCGCGGTGTTGGCGGCATTAAGATTAGTGACGTGTTAGCAGTTTCAGAATCGTAA
- the flgB gene encoding flagellar basal body rod protein FlgB — protein sequence MAISFDKALGVHQYTLGVRSQRAEVLSSNIANADTPNYKSRDVDFAKAMNSAQSRQSGLAMAKSDAKHFDLAALSQQNVGYRVPNQPDTGDGNTVDIQQEQSAFMQNALEYQMSLGFLDGKFSGMKKAIRGD from the coding sequence ATGGCGATTAGTTTTGATAAAGCATTAGGGGTTCATCAATACACATTGGGCGTACGCTCCCAACGTGCAGAAGTCCTATCTTCAAATATTGCCAATGCCGATACACCAAACTACAAATCTCGCGATGTAGACTTTGCCAAAGCGATGAACTCAGCTCAGTCACGTCAGTCGGGTTTAGCCATGGCAAAGAGCGATGCTAAACACTTCGATTTGGCTGCCTTATCGCAACAGAATGTGGGCTACCGTGTGCCGAATCAGCCCGACACCGGTGACGGTAACACGGTCGACATCCAGCAGGAGCAATCTGCATTTATGCAAAATGCCCTAGAGTATCAAATGTCGCTCGGTTTTCTCGACGGTAAGTTCTCAGGTATGAAAAAAGCGATTAGAGGCGATTAA
- a CDS encoding LPP20 family lipoprotein gives MKAIIRCAAVILLVALSGCSAQDRYVQYETEAPESFPTLTAVGYATLANQPSSDPAQRVLMAMQASKIAAYRELAEQVYGQHLAASSQVSDWMLSSDEIKASVSGVIRGAKVVKSYPAGEHYVTELELDFEQVWALYQQQNRSQKVKEITYF, from the coding sequence ATGAAAGCAATTATTCGATGTGCAGCGGTAATACTGTTAGTCGCTTTAAGTGGCTGTTCAGCACAGGACCGTTATGTACAGTATGAGACGGAAGCGCCAGAGTCTTTTCCGACATTAACAGCAGTTGGCTATGCAACCTTGGCTAATCAACCCTCATCAGATCCGGCGCAGCGGGTACTAATGGCGATGCAAGCGTCAAAAATTGCCGCTTATCGAGAACTGGCAGAGCAGGTGTACGGCCAACACTTGGCAGCTTCAAGCCAAGTAAGCGATTGGATGTTATCGAGCGATGAGATCAAAGCCTCGGTATCAGGTGTGATCCGCGGTGCCAAGGTGGTTAAGAGTTATCCCGCTGGCGAGCATTATGTCACTGAGTTGGAGTTGGACTTTGAACAAGTTTGGGCTCTGTATCAGCAGCAGAATCGCTCGCAAAAGGTCAAAGAGATCACTTATTTTTAA
- the flgE gene encoding flagellar hook protein FlgE, giving the protein MSFNIALSGISSAQKDLNTTANNIANVNTTGFKESRAEFADVYASSIFANSKTTVGGGVATSQVAQQFHQGSLQFTNNSLDMAINGGGFFVTSSEIGSQDHSFTRAGAFKFDSNNYMVDSAGNFLQTFPVDKDGNSTSVSLTTTEPVQIPDTAGSPVKTDNIGMQMNLNAGDKTFDPANFDPNDPDTFNNSTSVTMYDSLGEPHVMTTYFVRPPDAAHTGESNWVAFYAVDGKKVNVDPASGTYDVDTSGDGLVDGTKNAESAGGWRGAAISFNDTGAYTGSNPATIQTEALGVGGANVLGPGADGTQTLNLTFNNPTQYASPFEVTELTQDGTTVGRLTNVEVGADGLINASYSNGSTVPLARVALVRFANEQGLSQAGNTSWKASLDSGPALAGEANSGTFGSIRSSALEQSNVDLTTELVDLISAQRNFQANSRTLEVNNTLQQTVLQIR; this is encoded by the coding sequence ATGTCATTTAACATTGCTCTGAGCGGTATATCGTCTGCGCAAAAAGACCTAAATACAACTGCAAACAATATCGCTAACGTCAACACCACAGGTTTTAAAGAATCACGTGCCGAGTTTGCTGATGTTTACGCCAGCTCTATTTTTGCCAACAGCAAGACCACAGTCGGCGGTGGTGTAGCTACTAGCCAAGTGGCACAACAGTTCCATCAAGGCAGTTTACAATTTACCAATAACTCACTTGATATGGCGATTAACGGTGGCGGTTTCTTCGTAACCTCTTCAGAAATTGGCTCACAAGATCACTCCTTCACTCGTGCGGGTGCATTCAAGTTTGATTCGAACAACTACATGGTCGATTCTGCCGGTAATTTCCTGCAAACCTTCCCTGTAGACAAAGATGGCAACTCAACCTCAGTGAGTTTGACCACTACTGAGCCTGTACAGATTCCCGATACCGCGGGTAGCCCAGTAAAGACCGATAATATCGGTATGCAGATGAACCTCAATGCCGGCGATAAAACATTCGATCCAGCAAATTTTGATCCCAATGACCCTGATACATTTAACAACTCAACCTCAGTCACCATGTATGACTCATTAGGTGAGCCACATGTTATGACGACTTACTTTGTCCGCCCACCAGATGCTGCCCATACCGGTGAAAGCAACTGGGTTGCGTTTTACGCGGTTGATGGCAAAAAAGTGAATGTTGATCCAGCTTCAGGAACCTACGATGTAGATACTAGCGGTGATGGTCTGGTAGATGGCACTAAAAATGCTGAATCAGCGGGTGGCTGGAGAGGCGCTGCAATTTCATTCAATGACACTGGTGCATACACCGGTAGTAATCCAGCGACTATTCAGACTGAAGCGCTCGGTGTTGGCGGCGCCAATGTACTCGGCCCAGGTGCCGATGGTACACAAACTTTAAATCTTACCTTTAATAACCCAACTCAGTACGCATCACCCTTTGAAGTGACCGAATTGACACAAGATGGTACTACAGTCGGTCGCTTAACTAACGTTGAAGTTGGTGCCGATGGCCTTATCAATGCCAGTTACAGTAATGGTTCTACAGTGCCATTGGCACGGGTGGCGTTAGTACGCTTTGCTAATGAGCAAGGTTTGTCACAGGCGGGTAATACTTCTTGGAAAGCTAGTCTAGATTCAGGTCCTGCATTAGCGGGCGAGGCAAACAGTGGTACTTTTGGTAGTATTCGTTCATCAGCACTAGAGCAGTCAAACGTGGATTTGACCACTGAATTGGTTGATCTTATCTCTGCTCAACGAAACTTCCAAGCCAACTCTAGAACGTTGGAAGTCAACAATACGCTACAACAAACGGTACTGCAGATCCGTTAA
- a CDS encoding CheR family methyltransferase, whose protein sequence is MPNKSLAENEYHQFRLFLEQHSGIVLGENKQYLVRSRLAPLMGKYNLPSLSDVVKHSMKPTERQLRTEVIDAMTTNETLWFRDRYPFELLFNSILPNYSRLGRPVKIWSAACSSGQEPYSLGMTILEYQQRKPGTLPSGAGILATDLSPSMLERCKKAEYDNLALGRGLSDERKRQFFDALPSGNMVVKNNVKQLVNFRAHNLLESYTLLGKFDIIFCRNVLIYFSPEAKRKILRQFAAALNPKGILFLGASESIAGLSDEFDMVRCNPGIYYQKKV, encoded by the coding sequence GTGCCAAATAAATCACTTGCTGAAAACGAGTACCATCAGTTCAGGCTCTTTCTAGAGCAGCACAGCGGTATTGTGCTAGGTGAGAACAAACAATATCTGGTGCGTAGTAGATTAGCACCGCTTATGGGGAAATATAATCTGCCCTCTCTATCGGATGTCGTTAAGCATTCAATGAAGCCCACAGAGCGTCAACTTCGCACCGAAGTCATTGATGCCATGACGACTAACGAGACGCTGTGGTTTCGAGATCGTTATCCGTTCGAATTGCTGTTTAATTCCATTTTGCCAAATTACAGTCGACTTGGTCGGCCGGTAAAAATATGGTCTGCAGCGTGTTCATCTGGGCAAGAGCCATACTCTTTAGGCATGACCATTCTCGAGTATCAACAGCGTAAACCCGGGACACTGCCCAGCGGTGCCGGCATATTGGCGACGGATCTGTCTCCGTCGATGCTTGAACGCTGTAAAAAAGCAGAGTATGACAACCTAGCGTTAGGTCGTGGCTTATCTGATGAACGCAAACGTCAGTTTTTTGATGCCTTACCCTCCGGTAATATGGTGGTTAAAAATAATGTAAAGCAATTGGTTAACTTTAGAGCGCATAACTTGCTCGAAAGTTATACCTTGCTCGGTAAGTTCGATATTATTTTTTGCCGCAATGTATTGATCTATTTCTCCCCAGAGGCAAAGCGGAAAATCTTGCGGCAATTTGCTGCCGCACTGAACCCTAAAGGGATCCTGTTCCTTGGTGCGTCAGAGTCTATCGCCGGTCTATCTGATGAGTTTGATATGGTGCGTTGTAATCCGGGGATCTATTACCAGAAGAAAGTCTAA
- a CDS encoding FlgO family outer membrane protein → MYKTLILLPLLVLLGCANTQPNASEQQTLVSGNGLPHLSSINYLSQQMVNELVRQNDSLKPTQPLLVATPVMLSDLATTNELGLQYQQGLIAALHDHQFNLVDMNVAETLRVTQAGDFILSRDWQQLPTDIDVRHVVVTTMSPDKGGMVIYSRIVDVSNNRVVSVAQSFVPISSMSGMLSRSEKVVSENGLLYRSENAGQRMATVVGAQ, encoded by the coding sequence ATGTATAAGACATTAATCTTGCTGCCATTACTTGTGCTGCTTGGCTGTGCAAACACCCAGCCAAACGCATCTGAACAGCAGACGCTAGTGAGCGGCAATGGTTTGCCGCACCTGTCATCAATTAACTATTTGTCTCAGCAGATGGTTAATGAGCTCGTCAGGCAAAACGACAGTTTAAAACCTACGCAGCCGCTATTAGTGGCAACACCGGTGATGTTGTCAGATCTAGCGACCACCAATGAATTGGGCTTGCAGTACCAGCAAGGACTAATTGCGGCATTACATGATCACCAGTTTAATCTGGTCGATATGAACGTAGCCGAAACATTGCGCGTCACTCAAGCGGGTGATTTTATCTTGAGCCGAGATTGGCAGCAGTTACCAACTGATATCGATGTAAGGCATGTGGTTGTTACTACGATGAGCCCGGACAAAGGCGGTATGGTTATTTATAGCCGCATTGTTGACGTGAGTAATAACCGTGTTGTTTCTGTTGCACAAAGCTTTGTACCCATTTCGTCGATGTCAGGCATGTTAAGCCGTTCCGAAAAAGTGGTATCAGAAAATGGTTTGTTGTACCGCTCTGAAAATGCGGGGCAGCGAATGGCAACAGTGGTGGGAGCTCAGTAG
- the flgC gene encoding flagellar basal body rod protein FlgC — translation MSLFNIFNVAGSGMSAQSVRLNTTASNIANADSVSSSVGETYRARHPIFEAEMSKAQQHQSASQSVAVKGIVESDLPLNKEYSPGHPMADTEGFIYKPNVNVMEEMANMISASRSYQMNVQVTEAAKSMLQQTLRIGK, via the coding sequence ATGAGTTTATTTAATATCTTTAACGTCGCAGGTTCGGGTATGTCTGCGCAATCGGTCAGACTAAATACTACGGCCAGTAACATTGCCAACGCAGATTCAGTATCAAGCAGCGTTGGCGAGACTTATCGTGCTCGTCATCCTATTTTTGAAGCTGAAATGAGCAAGGCACAACAGCATCAAAGTGCCTCACAATCAGTTGCGGTTAAGGGCATCGTTGAAAGCGACTTACCGCTAAATAAAGAATACTCGCCAGGTCATCCTATGGCAGACACCGAAGGTTTTATCTATAAACCCAATGTCAATGTGATGGAGGAGATGGCCAATATGATCTCTGCCTCTCGCTCATATCAAATGAATGTACAAGTGACTGAAGCTGCAAAATCGATGCTTCAGCAAACTCTTAGAATTGGTAAATAA
- a CDS encoding chemotaxis protein CheV gives MSNILESVNKRTQLVGQNRLELLLFKLNGRQRFGINVFKVKEVLQCPPLTSLPRLNSSVRGIAHVRGMTISVIDLSAATGGRPIENLESSFIIISEYNRSVQGFLVSSVERIINMNWEAIMPPPQGSGRGSYLTAVTEIENELVEILDVEKILDEISPVNTNISKELDDKLTIDRERHYHIMVIDDSSVARKQIIRALSSLDLQIDTAKDGKEALDKLRAMAAELDDVATEIPLIISDIEMPEMDGYTLTAEIRDDPKLRNIKVVLHTSLSGVFNQAMVQKVGANDFIAKFNPDELAAAVNKHLSL, from the coding sequence ATGTCGAACATTCTTGAATCAGTAAATAAGCGAACACAGTTGGTTGGACAAAACCGACTTGAGTTATTGTTATTTAAACTTAATGGACGTCAACGATTCGGCATTAACGTATTTAAGGTCAAGGAGGTGCTGCAATGCCCTCCATTAACCAGCTTGCCTAGGCTCAACTCTAGTGTGCGTGGAATAGCGCATGTGCGCGGCATGACCATTTCAGTGATCGATTTGAGCGCAGCAACTGGCGGCCGCCCAATTGAGAACCTTGAGAGCAGCTTCATTATCATTTCTGAGTACAACCGTAGTGTGCAAGGTTTCTTGGTGAGTTCAGTTGAGCGTATTATCAATATGAACTGGGAAGCCATCATGCCACCGCCACAAGGGTCGGGTCGTGGCTCATATTTAACGGCTGTAACAGAGATAGAAAATGAGTTAGTGGAGATCTTGGATGTTGAGAAGATCCTCGATGAGATCTCACCAGTCAATACCAACATTAGTAAAGAGTTGGATGATAAGCTAACCATTGATAGAGAGCGCCATTATCACATTATGGTCATCGATGACTCATCGGTTGCCCGCAAACAGATTATTCGTGCGTTATCCTCTCTTGATCTGCAAATTGATACCGCCAAAGATGGTAAAGAGGCGTTAGATAAATTACGGGCAATGGCGGCGGAGCTTGACGATGTGGCGACTGAAATCCCACTGATTATTTCAGACATTGAAATGCCTGAAATGGATGGGTATACCTTAACGGCTGAAATACGCGATGATCCTAAGCTTAGAAACATAAAAGTGGTGTTACATACTTCGCTTAGTGGCGTATTTAACCAAGCGATGGTGCAGAAAGTTGGCGCTAATGATTTTATTGCTAAATTTAATCCTGATGAGTTAGCAGCCGCTGTAAACAAGCACTTAAGTCTATAA